ttcCTATATAACAATTCAACAACtatacccatatatatatatatatatatcagcatCTCAATTCTCTAGGATAATATCCAAAATTACCCATGGTTAACACACAGTGAATTTACCCCCAAACAACTTAAACAGGAAATATCATGCAGGAAATATCATGCTTCACATGGATCCGGTCATAACAACTACAAGAATTACATCCCAAAGCTAATCCACACAATCGGGTAACACCCAAATTCTGCCAACCTAAATTCAACAACCTACACATAAACCCAAATGACTGAAACTATCAACACTCAAAATATAGCCCATCCATATAATCAAATGGACAAGAAATCACCCAAAACATTAAACCAAACCTAAATCCACAACCCAAGTCATAGCTTGACCGTAACAACCAGACACACCCCAGCTGGCCGAAACACTACACAATCATCAATACAGGGGCAAAACTAATCATTCAAAACACACATACTCACAACAAACATCTACCCAATATACATAGCCGGAACCACCAACACTCACAGCACACATACACGGCCAACAGAAAAAACCATTCCCACAACTCAACCGAACCACATGACCAGCAAGAAACCCACAATCAATCAATAGTACAACACAACTCAAAACTCAAACAGAAAATACAAGGATCACACGGCTAAAATAGAGGATAAATCTAGCTTAAAAACCCCTTCAACCGATTCCATCAATAATTGGACACAATCAAATCTACACCCAATTCAGCCGGTAACCCACACTACCACGGACCAATCggccaacaacaacaaccagaAAAGAGGGGAACCCAAAATCCATCTCAAACCTAACACATAATCAAATCAGAGAatcatatatacacatacatagcCGGAATAAAGAATACGGCCAAAAGCAGAGCACCGAGCTTCAAAACCAATCAAAAATCATTAATCTAAAATACCCTATaattacaagaaattaccttaggAATTTTCTTAGAAAACCCACCGGAAATTTCATTGGAAATCGCCCTCGGAATCGCCGGCTCCGACCCACCAAAAACCACCGGAGTCGACCCACCGGAAGATCAGGTCTCTGGGTTTCGGATCCTCCTTCTGGGTCCAACGGGTTCTCTGTCTCCGCCGGCGTCGACCCAGCTCACCCACCGGAAGATCGGCCGGAAATCGGGCCTCCTTCTCTCGGGTTCACggtctccatctctctctcggtctctgtctctccctctttaatctctcggtctctctgatctctctctcagtctcactctctcgtctctgtcgagaagaacaagaaagaaaggacaaaaaggaaaagaggaaagCAAGAGgaatgaaaagaagagaaatataagaaagaaaacagaaatgTGCGTGAATTTGTAAGGGCAGtgggttttgttttattttttattttttatttttttttgaagggaagatGTAAACATTTcattaaacacccaaagggtaacaTAGTTACAGTCATAAACAAACTCAGACCAATAAGGGACTCATAACAATACAAATGTCCTCTTACAGTTACCCTAAAACTCAGATTATACCGATAGTTGCTACAAATAAACCTAATCAATAGAAATGTGCCACTGCGTTAACATTTGAAcctctacttgcactatggagtcAGTCACAAATCATCAAAGAATAGGCTAAATCTAACACAAAGCAAACTATCAAATACAATCTGCAATCACACGCAACTCCCCTGCAGCAACCGAACACCAAATCCACCGAACGCCACCAAACTCAGCAACAGAGGCGGAAACGTGGTCATCACGCGCGGCCCAAGGAGTGACTAACCCCCTGGCGCGTGACGACCACGCTCCGGTCAACGGTGAGTATATCGGCCGAAGCTAGCAGCGGCAGAGCCGGAGGACGACGACGAGCAAGGCTGGGGGGCGCGTGTCGACTAGAGAGTGGCAGAACAGAGCAGATCTGGaactaaaaaatgataaaaactaGGACTCCCCAAATCGTTCTGCCGGCGACACGTACGACGGAAGCTACCCCCTCCGGCTCCTCTCTGAAGTGTTTTCCTGCCAAGAAACAAAGAaacctaaaaaactaaaaaacaaacacaCTCCATAGTCCAAAAAGACTAGGAGGACTAAAACCACCACTGGAACAAGTCCAGGGGGACTcaaaactccacaaccctaGTGGTTGGGAGACTCTAACCTCCACTAGGCTAACCCAGGGAggaatgttttgttttattgaaaaggAGATGagttatttttcctaaagcttaCTGATTAAGTTTAGTAAATATCAGTAAATATTTTGTAACTCAATGTTAATTTTTATCTCAGTTAGATTAATCTGAGCTAATAGTAAAATATCTTGAGAtattatgattaatttatgattaagttttatcttaattaatttaaccTTGATTAATCTatagatatttatttaaaacttacaaattatatttttaccatAGATATTTTTACATCGAGTCTTTATCATTTTAATCTAActcattaaaattataatttaagccCGTTCTGAGTCTAGTTcatttcattgttaatattattccattaataatattatcataccaataataatataacacaacaaatattttattatatatcaaatatatatatcgtACCAAATAACATTATAAAccataaatattacataaaaatattatatacccaataatattattaagtaGCTCACTAAATATTTAAGTCTGTCTATTTAACAATTCAGTAATATTATTtgagtctaataatattattctttatttataaaattatgatttataaataataagactaaagaataattattttcataaatattcatgtaaccttattatttatcggAGATAAAGTATTGTGTCAGAAGACACATAATTTTATCAGTTACTAAATGTGAATACTGTTTCCTACAGTATTAAGCCGTTAGAGAGTCAactctagacttgtctattttacttagtcttaaattttaatttaagacattttattttatgatttaaaaTCTGGTACactacgatatatatatatatatatatatatatggcacaAGTTATTGTCATGgcttggataaaaaaaaattgttatactTTGAACCGGGTTGCCGCATGTTGGTTGAAACTCTTGTTGCTGTTTGAAACTCTATGGAAGATTTTTATTGGTTGAATAGGTGGTTTGATTCTTTGTAGTGACTAAATGatatgttttgggttttggttctagGTTGTTTGCTTATTGAATACAAATCTAGTAAATATTTAGTTCCGAAATTAAAGCTGTTGTGTTTTGCGTTGCGGTGCTCTCTTCCAACTCGTTGTGTGATGGTTGGATTGGTTTGTTTTGGGAGTTTTGGTTGTGTTTTGTGATGTGATTCCGGTTAAGGATAGGTTATGGTTTGGATTGGTTGTGAAATGAATTTTGTTTAGGTAAATTGATTCTTTAGTTGAAGATTGTGATTTGCCATTGTTATCTGTGTTAAAGAGGATAAATTTTGGGCTTTTGTTTTGGCGCATGAAAGTATATTTTGGTTGAAACTCTTGTTGGTGTTTCATGTCTATGAAAGATTTTGTTTGCTTAAATaggttgtttgattttttgtagtgactaaATGATATGTTTTGGTTCTAGAGTCGTGGATTCTCACTGTATGTCTAATAATCGGTATCGTTAAAACGATActttttttcattaatattttgGTTTAGAGTCATTGAAACTTAAATCAATTTCTTTGTGGTGtaattatcaaaacaaaatcaaaatattttgttgaatagAAGAGTAGATGCAGTTACTAACAGTCTCATCATGGGTATTCAGAACATGCGGAAATGATATTATTGGTAGAGTAATCaagatttgaaaacacaaatgcatataaattaaaaaaaaaaaaaaaaaaagaagggaaaagtgAAGACTGAATGATCTTTCACATTAACAAACTTATTCATTGAACTTCACCAAAACCACTTACTAATAAAAGGGAAGAAggatagagaaagaaaagaaaaagggggaaTCAGAATTGCAATCCAGTGGAGACAATAAACTTGGTCATCCCAAAAGTAATGGCCATAGCCATCCATCCTCCAACAAGCAGCCGCGCACAAGAGCTCACCACAGGAGTCCTCCCAAGCTTTGCTCCTATCACTCCGAACACAACCAATGTGAGGCTCGCCACCGCAACCACCAATCTGAGCCTCATTTTATGCTCCTTTATAAACGCAGCACCCAGTAGTGGCACCAATCCTCCCACAGAGAATGCAAGGGCTGATGCGAAAGCAGCTTGTACCGGGTTCGGTAGCTTCTCCTTTTCCATATCCtcactattttttgttttctcctctCTCTTCATCTGAGCTATGGCTATGTCATACTGAGTGTAAACGGAGACAAATTCTCCTATTGCCATGCTACAAGCCCCAGCAACTAGCCCTGCAAACCCAGCAAGGAGCATGGCTTTAAAGTCTTTTTTGACAGCTCCCACGCCCATCAAAAGTGATGCAACAGAAACAAGCCCATCCGTGGCTCCCAACACAGCAGCACGAAGCCACTGTGCCCTTTGATGGTAGTCAAAATGGTTGTCTTCTGCTTCATGTGCATGTGCCTCCATATCAACTGGAATTCTGACCTGGCTAAGCGACACCTGCTCATGAGATGGAATGGCAGCCATGATTAATTACCAATTAAGGGTGGCGAGACAAGTTTTATACAATTGAAGACACACAAGACTTCAATTTATCAGTTACTGGGTGATAAAGGAGAGGAAATATCGTGAGGTACTAGGCATTTAAATTAACTGGATTTATTAATCCTTTTACTTATGAGATTTCAATGCTCTCTGTGGCCTCTAATCAATATAAAACTAGAAAATACGAGATAAAATAAACCagggaaagaaaaatattaatgctCTCTAGTTTGGCGTTTGGTCCAATTCACAATTCATTATTAAAGAGTCAATGAGCGATtgggacatatatatatatatatatatatatatatatactcccaTGAATTGATCGTTGCAGTAATAGCTATATAGGGAGATTTCTCGATACATTGAGAAGTTGTGACTTGTGCATATAACAAAATGATACCATTGCGCCGCCTAGCAACGTAAGATGCTTTCTGAGAATTAAGGGTATCTTAGAGGGATTTGAATTTTCTTAatcaatgcaaaaaataataataataataataataataaattattaatcaaCACTTAAAGGTCCACGTATATTGGAGCGCCCAagtcaaaaatcattttcaatgtatgtatatataaagcaaaaatatatattttatacacaaCAAAATTGCAAGATCactcaaaaaaacaaataaataaataaaattgcaacAAATTagcctaataaaaaattatttcaactcAACTCCCTACTTTCTATTCTTTGAAGGGGCATGGGGAATCAGTGCGATCTCACGAATCAGAATCAGTTAATCCCTTGCACCCTCTCAATCTCGCTGAATcgtcattttcttttattacctTAAAAGAGTTTATTCTGTATGTTTTATTTCAAATCAAATCACCCTATCTGTTAACAAAGGaaatataaagtaaaagaataaaGAGGTGTGGCCGATGTTCAACTTGAAAAGACATTTGGTGATAACAATAATCCTAGGATGGAATAAAAATGGGTTCTTTTCACAAAGGAGAAAAGTACAACAAGCATTcaaatttgatataaaattgTTCATTCTTCtattgttatataattttaaaccgtttttgttcattttatgtTCAGTAATATTTGTTCCATAATATACGTCGTTTGACTTAACATCACAACTCAAAGACGCAGTAGCTATATTTGTTCTATATCTCAAAATTATTggttgttaaagtattgattatattattaaatttctCCATTCTTATTGTAACgacccattatatatatatataaaatgaaattaCTAGTGGCATGACAATTTGTCACTAAGCCAGCTCAATATacatatcccataatatgtattTGATATATCAGAGTTAATAAACTAAGCAGCAGAATTAAACTTTATAAAACTAATAAGTTTTAATTATCACATTAAAGCCATACATTTATCTATTTGTTTAAAGCttaataacaaaatattaattatacataaacaaaataattgtacAAAAATACGTGTCGAATGCGACACAAGTCTTGCGCCTCCACACGTTCCTCACATTCCCTCCCCCCACATGCAAAGaaaagaagcatatatatagcCACAAATTCCTAGGGTTTTCGGCGCCTCCTCCACGTCCTAAGGAAAAATATACAGTAGATCACGTGCAAGCCGAAAACGCACTGCTTGTTATGGAAAATTATGTGCTCTATTTTTGGTTCTCCTTGCGCCGCACACCTGCTGTCTTTCAATTGTTCCAAATATAGAATGACGTTGCTGCACGGCTCTTTTAGGTTTAGAAATAATGCACACTGGCGCCTCTTCACTCCACGTCTCCACGTAGATTTACACAAGTCGATGCTGCTAAAACTCATTTTGGAAAGAACCAAAAGCTCTAAGTCAGTGCTTTTGCTGCTAGGTAATTAGGGAAAGAATCTCTCAAGGGTGCCGCATGATTTGTACATGTAAAGAGCTGCAGTTTCTCCTAgagaaaaatgtgttttggtgCTTCCAGCTTAGGAAAGAATCCATGTAAAACAATTAATGACCCCTTTCCACATTCAGTGCTGTGTTGTTGCTCTTCTTGGAAGTAATTAGGCACCTCTTACGGAAAACATGCCCGTGTAAGGAAATAGAAAAGCTCAAGTCGGTGCTCTCCATTTCGCACCGCCAAAAGGAATGAACGCATTTGGAAAGAGCTTGTGCCTTGGCAATGACGCATGGCTATAGGCCATGTGTTAGAAATAAATGCACCCACGGCGCTCACGACTTCTGGTCTAGAAAATAATCTCACTTGCACCTTCATGTACACGTGTAAAGAGCTGCCTTTCTATCTTTTTGCTTTGCACtgttctttttacttttaagtCCCTTGCAAGCGCAAAGAATAAGGCCCGAATATAGAGCTCATGCACATGTCTTCCATCAGACAAAATATTATTCTctataaatttgtaatttcacgtacaaattgttattttctttcaatggcttgtaaaatatttaaatattaaaattaataaaaaaaaaatgtttaaaatttaacaaatataaattaaagaattcaaatatataatatttatgacACATTACCCTgcttatataaatatatatatttggacctACTCTCTTTTACTCTCACAAAATTCTTATAGCCgcctctctgactctctcttgCACGACCTTGGTCTCTGCAACAAGGTGAGCCTTGTCTTTTtcgttatttttatttccttttagtGTAAAGCAtgcttctctcttttctttttcacattcTGTGCCGACGTCATCAgtagtattttcttttctatttccttgTATTTCTTTGTGTACCGTAATCATCAAAGCTTGATAGCCTctgttgttctttttttatttctttttttttttttacacttttctcttctttttgtacAATCTTTTGTTggcttttcttttctgtacAACCTTTTTGTTGGCATCAATCTTGTTTTGAAAGCTTGTTTTTATATACGTTCTGATTATATCAATGTTAGAAGCGACTCTGttggccttttcttttcttatatacACTCTAGTCTCTAGGACAAACgtgtttttttttcatacttttagAATGGCGTTTAATTTACGCTTCTGATACATTCCTTGTAGCTGGGAATTTTGAAGCCTCCGAAACCATCTTCCctctcttttacttttctttcacTCCCAACGTCAATCACTGTAGCTTCTGTTGCGTTCCTTTTGTGTTAGGTTTATTAGCtatattctgttgacaaaatcactgtcaTGTAAGTGTGCTCCTGTAACAGGGATGCCATaattattcaaagtcttcagaatatttagagattatttctccaatatggaaatggccttaatatgacaattaTCACtatcacaagcatcaagaaggcaatttttggattttaggaagattctacacagtttacaactcagcaaaagtcggaccCTAGTTGACCATCCAGACGACCCAATGAAAAgtttggacgcccatcagtgtttgagaagattctgaacagctcaaCACAAGCTTggtgaagacagcttgcaaccgtctAGACTCTAGAGCGACATTATTCGGACGCAGAGACTAAGGTTTAATGAAGTAATGCGTGAAGTGCATTATAGAGTGTTCCGAAAAGGTGGTGGTCGATCATCTATCTAGATtgactatggaattcactaagGAGGTCACCCCATCTCTGAGACATTCCCCgatgagcaattgatgcacATTGCTCACACTCGCTCATCGTGGTTCGCTGATATAGTGAACTACCTTGTCCCTGGTCACATGCatttgcattgggggcggcaagacAAATCCAAGTTTATGGCGATAGTGAAGTACTTTTTCTGGGATGATCCTTACCTTTTTAAGTATTGTCTTGAttagatcattaggagatgatGTATCCCTGGGTATGACAAATCTAACGTCATCTTCAtttgtcatgatcatgcttgtggaAGCTACTTTAGTGTAAAGAaaaccgctgcaaagattttgcagtgtggATTTTATTGGCCTACCTTGTTCCGTAACTCTCAAACCTACTGTACCTCTTGTGAGCACTGCCAGAAGCTAAGAAGTATTTCTAGAAGGAATATGATGCCTCAACCTCATTCtgattgttgagatttttgatgtgtggggcattgatttcatgggacctttcccaaactcctttgGCTATCTATATATCCTTGTTGCTGTGGGCTAATAGATTCTAAGTGATGTTTATGTTGttgaaataaaatgagtttagataaaataatagaattagaataataaaataattctaatgggtctttagaaaataataataggcatgttagtttgtaattggctacattctgttggacaaaatcacttctatgtaatgatgcctttaaatagggattcagctattcagaagtcttctagaagattctgcacaatctaaaagtcagagaaatcagatcccttgtagccgtccggacgacatgataTACCATCCAGACTCCCAactatccaaagcatcatccgtccagacgacgagaacttttcgtccggaccttcctctgtgtcgataagcttcgaactgctccagcttgcatccgtccgaacgtttcagcagcacgtccggacgccacttagtgttcgaccagctatgggatttctttccaaaacatagatatgtgaagacagctgcaaccgttcggacgatgtggattcccgtccggacgcttcatccataaggcaagtcgcgctttcaaaattcagacgtctggacgccagtcttcatggtccggatgcgcgagctacaaatatggaaattgcatgcatcagatcaaccgtctggacgatcattcctatggtccagacgcgcaaagccttaatatggaaattgcgtacagcGAAGGTGCGACTGTctggatgacagggcaacaccgtccgaacgtggctcaaatcaggaaagaatttcaacgaaattttggaaagccgatcgcacagttgtccgtctggacgccttatgtctaccgtcctgACGATGCCAAGGTTTTTTAAGCCAGGCGTTCATTTGAACCTTCAGCCTACAAATAGAGGTccataggcttgagaactgcaagaatttggtattaaattccttagtgcttagagagttatattttagaattgttgtgctgagttagtctctcctAAGCCGTTGATGTGTGTGCTGTTACTGCGATGATTTGAAGTcgatcttaggagttggccctaggataaaggattccattgaagacccgttcaagtaggagacttggttaggagacgttcgtgttgggttacacatcagagttcaaggtacgatcactgcataaggttatgtgagtgctactgctttgaaactagtcttgtcttctgaatagtggatatcctgggtttggctgccccgaagtggctTTTCTCTTgactaagtttccacttcgttaacaaaatatctgtctcctttaattccgcattttgcaattttgttgcacacatttttgcacaaacttgtttatattagaagtcatttgaTTTTTCAAGGTCCTAgtggaataaataattaatcgcATTAATAAATGTAGTTTGAATAAATGTGGGGTTATacattaattgttatttttaatgtaGTGGGGTCCTACAATGGTTTATAAAAGCTGGgggctttaaaaataaatgaaatctccccttgccacgtgtcataacCTGGTTGGCTATGGAGGATTTCATTATCTCCTCTCAACCACTCAGCTTGTGTCATGTGTCCCTCAACttatccattttctttcttttcctttctttttctctctctctctcccctcacCCGCACGTCTCTCTCCTTCTTcgcccttttcttttccttttctctccttctcctcTCTGTTTTCCAACAgctccctcttcttctttctcttattttctcttctcttttctctgtCCTTTTCTTTGCCAGTTACGCACGCCaccttcctttcttctttttcttttctttccattcttCTCTCCTTCTCATTTCTCCCTTCTTGTCTGTGCACCACacacacgagagagagagagccaccgAATGGAGAGAACGTGAGAGATCCGGCCAtgagaagaaggaaaataaattgGTAAATCCCTAACCCTTTccttgtattttcaaattactcATTGATCTTTGGCCTAAAAAATTGTATGGATTGTAATGGTTTTGGTATGGGTCC
The sequence above is drawn from the Alnus glutinosa chromosome 11, dhAlnGlut1.1, whole genome shotgun sequence genome and encodes:
- the LOC133882000 gene encoding vacuolar iron transporter homolog 2-like, which encodes MAAIPSHEQVSLSQVRIPVDMEAHAHEAEDNHFDYHQRAQWLRAAVLGATDGLVSVASLLMGVGAVKKDFKAMLLAGFAGLVAGACSMAIGEFVSVYTQYDIAIAQMKREEKTKNSEDMEKEKLPNPVQAAFASALAFSVGGLVPLLGAAFIKEHKMRLRLVVAVASLTLVVFGVIGAKLGRTPVVSSCARLLVGGWMAMAITFGMTKFIVSTGLQF